A single genomic interval of Nocardioides nitrophenolicus harbors:
- a CDS encoding protein kinase domain-containing protein: protein MVLAEGVEVDLGPLGRARVTSLLGQGGQGYVFEVRRDSGEPLALKWYKPESATAQQYDEMQQLVEIGSPHQRFLWPLSMARVGTEPSFGYVMHLRHPRYLELSYLLLNADRDGKPLDVSFASIIELCRQLSYSFLRLHARGLCYRDISFGNVFFDPGNGDVLICDNDNVGIDNGTGRVLGTPYFMAPEVVRDTTYRTLPNTDTDRHSLAVLLFYSLFLGHPLEGARTDAGMRDAHWLMTHFGTEPLFCMHPTRSENRPAQIVQQYWSIYPQFLRDLFVQAFVDGIDNPGARVTEGQWIKALDRLRDGMLACPTCGTTNFWSPGEESVTCWQDRTQVRPPYLLQVGRRTVAVGPQTTLRSDHLTSGVDHPEVLGRVRRHPDAPDRWGLHNASDFSWPVAYPGGQSFLLEPDRTIELVEGARIQLRNATVQVRRPAPDGQG from the coding sequence ATGGTGCTGGCAGAGGGCGTCGAGGTCGACCTCGGGCCGTTGGGGCGCGCCCGGGTGACGTCGCTGCTCGGCCAGGGCGGCCAGGGCTATGTGTTCGAGGTGCGCCGTGACTCCGGCGAGCCGCTGGCGCTGAAGTGGTACAAGCCCGAGAGCGCCACCGCCCAGCAGTACGACGAGATGCAGCAGCTCGTCGAGATCGGGTCGCCCCACCAGCGCTTCCTGTGGCCGCTCAGCATGGCCCGGGTCGGCACCGAGCCGAGCTTCGGCTACGTCATGCACCTGCGCCACCCCCGCTACCTCGAGCTCAGCTACCTGCTGCTCAACGCCGACCGCGACGGCAAGCCGCTCGACGTCTCCTTCGCCTCGATCATCGAGTTGTGCCGCCAGCTGAGCTACAGCTTCCTGCGGCTGCACGCCCGCGGGCTGTGCTACCGCGACATCTCCTTCGGCAACGTCTTCTTCGACCCCGGCAACGGCGACGTGCTGATCTGCGACAACGACAACGTCGGCATCGACAACGGCACCGGCCGGGTCCTCGGGACGCCGTACTTCATGGCGCCGGAGGTGGTCCGCGACACGACCTACCGCACCCTGCCCAACACCGACACCGACCGGCACTCGCTGGCCGTGCTGCTCTTCTACTCCCTCTTCCTCGGCCACCCGCTCGAGGGCGCGCGCACCGACGCCGGCATGCGCGACGCCCACTGGCTGATGACCCACTTCGGCACCGAGCCGCTGTTCTGCATGCACCCCACCCGGTCCGAGAACCGGCCGGCTCAGATCGTGCAGCAGTACTGGAGCATCTACCCGCAGTTCCTGCGCGACCTGTTCGTCCAGGCGTTCGTCGACGGCATCGACAACCCGGGCGCCCGGGTCACCGAGGGACAGTGGATCAAGGCGCTCGACCGGCTGCGCGACGGGATGCTGGCGTGCCCGACGTGCGGCACGACCAACTTCTGGAGTCCCGGCGAGGAGAGCGTCACCTGCTGGCAGGACCGCACCCAGGTGCGTCCGCCGTATCTGCTCCAGGTCGGGCGGCGCACCGTCGCCGTCGGGCCGCAGACCACGCTGCGCTCCGACCACCTCACCTCCGGCGTCGACCACCCCGAGGTGCTCGGCCGGGTGCGCCGCCACCCCGACGCCCCGGACCGGTGGGGCCTCCACAACGCCTCCGACTTCTCGTGGCCGGTCGCCTACCCGGGCGGTCAGAGCTTCCTGCTCGAGCCGGACCGCACCATCGAGCTGGTCGAGGGCGCCCGGATCCAGCTCCGCAACGCCACGGTGCAGGTGCGCCGGCCCGCGCCCGACGGACAGGGGTGA
- a CDS encoding FHA domain-containing protein, whose product MSALVIEVEGRVLRLEGQPVYRIGRAIEADVVLTAGSVSRQHAELHATEYGWVLVDRGSQFGTYVDDERVTEYPIERRIAVRCGPPAPGSTLAIIPAEEYDVAAATPVAPAPPPATPAEPAAPAYVVNEATRPPYPVAPPPASPPPATPPMGVPMPSAPSWAPPPPGSRPAAAPGLPPAISGNDATQILAMPRPSGPPGAAPAPRSGPDLLLIAEGREHRFRHPTPITVGRRSDCTVVIGDPACSRVHGRIDPVPGGWTYTNLSNEGTFHDGRRVATTRFDERLGLRLGHPVAGPELTLVPILSAAEEERRIARRRLRKRLAVIGGVAAALLLVVGVVGVAFLAGRDEPSRPRGGGGTDVLEAAKAATVKITAESHLIDDPSNTGTYHGSGSIIRSDGLILTNAHVAAPESPGLAQKYGDEVRIADPDYLLISLTDGMTDTNAPAAYRARVVEADGNLDVAVVQIYADENGGPIDGNLDLPTVPIGSSGDLRAGDNVTVLGFPAVAGDGESITVTTGVISTVLNDPDLGPRSELDTDARIAPGNSGGMAINEDGQLIGIPTSLFAAEGSTVTSGRIRSIDVVKDLIEKAEDETD is encoded by the coding sequence GTGTCCGCACTCGTCATCGAGGTCGAGGGCCGGGTGCTGCGCCTCGAGGGACAGCCGGTCTACCGGATCGGCCGGGCCATCGAGGCCGACGTCGTGCTCACCGCCGGCTCGGTCTCGCGCCAGCACGCCGAGCTCCACGCCACCGAGTACGGCTGGGTGCTGGTCGACCGCGGCAGCCAGTTCGGCACCTACGTCGACGACGAGCGGGTCACCGAGTACCCCATCGAGCGCCGGATCGCCGTGCGCTGCGGCCCGCCGGCTCCCGGCTCGACGCTCGCCATCATCCCCGCCGAGGAGTACGACGTCGCCGCGGCCACCCCCGTGGCGCCCGCCCCGCCGCCGGCCACGCCCGCCGAGCCGGCCGCCCCGGCCTATGTCGTCAACGAGGCGACCCGGCCGCCGTACCCGGTCGCTCCGCCGCCGGCGTCGCCGCCTCCCGCCACCCCGCCGATGGGCGTCCCGATGCCGTCGGCTCCCTCGTGGGCGCCGCCACCCCCGGGCTCCCGCCCGGCCGCCGCGCCGGGCCTGCCGCCGGCGATCTCCGGCAACGACGCCACCCAGATCCTCGCGATGCCGCGCCCGTCGGGCCCGCCCGGCGCCGCGCCCGCCCCGCGCAGCGGACCCGACCTGCTGCTGATCGCCGAGGGCCGCGAGCACCGGTTCCGCCACCCCACGCCGATCACCGTCGGGCGTCGCAGCGACTGCACGGTCGTGATCGGCGACCCGGCCTGCTCCCGTGTCCACGGCCGGATCGACCCGGTTCCGGGCGGCTGGACCTACACGAACCTCTCCAACGAGGGCACCTTCCACGACGGGCGCCGGGTCGCCACCACCCGCTTCGACGAGCGGCTCGGCCTGCGCCTGGGGCATCCGGTCGCGGGCCCCGAGCTGACCCTGGTGCCGATCCTGTCCGCGGCCGAGGAGGAGCGCCGGATCGCCCGGCGCCGGCTCCGCAAGCGGCTCGCGGTCATCGGCGGCGTCGCCGCGGCCCTGCTGCTCGTCGTCGGCGTCGTCGGCGTGGCCTTCCTGGCCGGCCGCGACGAGCCGAGCCGACCGCGCGGCGGAGGCGGCACCGACGTCCTCGAGGCCGCGAAGGCCGCCACGGTCAAGATCACCGCCGAGAGCCACCTGATCGACGACCCGTCGAACACCGGCACCTACCACGGCTCCGGCTCGATCATCCGCTCCGACGGCCTCATCCTCACCAACGCCCACGTCGCAGCACCCGAGTCACCCGGCCTGGCGCAGAAGTACGGCGACGAGGTCCGCATCGCCGACCCCGACTACCTGCTCATCTCGCTGACCGACGGCATGACCGACACCAACGCCCCGGCCGCCTACCGGGCCCGGGTCGTCGAGGCCGACGGCAACCTCGACGTCGCCGTCGTCCAGATCTACGCCGACGAGAACGGCGGGCCCATCGACGGCAACCTCGACCTCCCCACCGTCCCGATCGGCAGCTCCGGCGACCTGCGCGCCGGCGACAACGTCACCGTGCTGGGCTTCCCGGCCGTCGCCGGCGACGGCGAGTCGATCACGGTCACGACCGGCGTCATCTCCACGGTCCTCAACGACCCCGACCTCGGCCCGCGCTCCGAGCTCGACACCGACGCCCGGATCGCGCCCGGCAACTCCGGCGGCATGGCGATCAACGAGGACGGCCAGCTGATCGGCATCCCGACCTCACTGTTCGCGGCCGAGGGCAGCACCGTCACCAGCGGCCGGATCCGGTCCATCGACGTGGTGAAGGACCTGATCGAGAAGGCCGAGGACGAGACCGACTAG